From the genome of Hyperolius riggenbachi isolate aHypRig1 chromosome 9, aHypRig1.pri, whole genome shotgun sequence, one region includes:
- the ZBTB42 gene encoding zinc finger and BTB domain-containing protein 42 isoform X2 produces MKPQDPHKLWALHHTPAPGAACYEGRMEFPDHSRQLLQCLSQQRHQGFLCDCTVLVGEARFQAHRAVLASCSMYFHLFYRDQLDKRDIVHLNSDIVTAPAFSLLLQFMYEGKLEFNNLPVEDVLAAASYLHMYDIVKVCKGKLKDKEMNCGEKNVDEGSDLEKEDSFSEPDGPPAPPAQEAENKDKNFVAEKPVWKEKQGSMSGWSPDLIGVNSVSTEAVSCKTAAGTTKPCVNSSPCPLSQRSANHTHPSSDGDCALDLSFKPVSGRDSLHPSYVFGQLASDSQQQGTVPLVKDEQDLLSEQEDSEAKSPKSQHVGNSAKSLMTGLGHMFAGNGNAHVREEDLYHDRDESEDDMDSSDISTSGVLMSPGQICICPLCSKVFPSPHVLQLHLSSHFRDRDGSRIKMSPDGSVPTCTICGKTFSCMYTLKRHERTHSGEKPYTCGQCGKSFQYSHNLSRHAVVHTREKPHACKWCERRFTQSGDLYRHIRKFHCGLVKSLVV; encoded by the exons ATGAAACCGCAGGATCCCCACAAACTCTGGGCTTTACACCACACTCCAGCCCCTGGAGCAGCCT GTTATGAAGGAAGAATGGAGTTTCCAGACCATAGCCGACAGTTGCTGCAGTGTCTGAGTCAGCAGCGTCACCAAGGATTCTTGTGCGACTGCACGGTCTTAGTTGGGGAAGCTCGATTCCAAGCGCACAGGGCTGTCCTAGCCTCCTGCAGCATGTACTTCCATCTTTTCTACAGGGACCAGCTAGACAAAAGGGACATTGTCCATCTGAACAGTGACATTGTCACGGCTCCAGCctttagcctgctgcttcagtTTATGTACGAAGGCAAGCTAGAATTCAACAACCTCCCGGTGGAGGACGTGTTAGCCGCTGCGAGCTACCTCCACATGTATGACATTGTCAAAGTGTGCAAGGGCAAGCTTAAAGATAAAGAAATGAACTGTGGGGAGAAAAACGTAGACGAGGGGTCCGACTTGGAGAAAGAGGACAGCTTTTCCGAGCCTGACGGGCCACCGGCGCCGCCGGCGCAAGAAGCTGAGAATAAAGACAAAAACTTTGTGGCGGAGAAGCCCGTTTGGAAGGAAAAGCAGGGCAGTATGTCTGGTTGGTCGCCCGATTTGATAGGTGTCAATTCAGTTTCGACTGAGGCTGTGTCGTGTAAGACAGCAGCTGGAACAACAAAACCCTGTGTCAATAGTTCTCCGTGCCCTTTGTCCCAGAGATCTGCTAACCATACGCACCCTTCAAGTGATGGGGATTGTGCTCTGGACTTGTCTTTCAAGCCTGTGTCTGGGAGAGATTCCTTACACCCCTCCTACGTCTTTGGACAGCTGGCTTCCGACAGCCAGCAGCAGGGCACTGTGCCACTTGTTAAAGATGAACAAGACTTGCTGTCAgaacaggaggacagtgaggCAAAGAGTCCAAAGAGTCAGCACGTCGGGAACTCTGCCAAAAGCCTCATGACGGGGCTAGGACACATGTTCGCAGGAAATGGAAATGCTCACGTTCGGGAGGAGGACTTGTACCACGACCGCGATGAGAGCGAGGACGACATGGATTCCTCAGATATTTCCACCTCAGGTGTCCTCATGTCCCCCgggcaaatttgcatttgtcccTTGTGTAGTAAAGTGTTCCCAAGCCCGCACGTCCTTCAGCTGCACCTCAGCTCTCACTTCCGAGACCGCGACGGCTCCCGCATCAAGATGTCCCCGGACGGCTCTGTCCCCACCTGCACCATCTGCGGCAAAACGTTCTCCTGTATGTACACGTTAAAGAGACACGAACGCACGCACTCTGGCGAAAAGCCGTACACATGTGGCCAGTGCGGCAAGAGCTTCCAATATTCACACAATCTCAGCCGGCACGCGGTGGTCCACACCAGGGAAAAGCCGCACGCGTGCAAATGGTGCGAGAGACGGTTTACCCAGTCAGGTGACTTGTACAGACACATTCGTAAGTTTCACTGTGGCCTAGTGAAGTCCTTGGTTGTCTAG
- the ZBTB42 gene encoding zinc finger and BTB domain-containing protein 42 isoform X1 has protein sequence MLQERRVTTHNYRPIKSSDTGEISQKRNSYEGRMEFPDHSRQLLQCLSQQRHQGFLCDCTVLVGEARFQAHRAVLASCSMYFHLFYRDQLDKRDIVHLNSDIVTAPAFSLLLQFMYEGKLEFNNLPVEDVLAAASYLHMYDIVKVCKGKLKDKEMNCGEKNVDEGSDLEKEDSFSEPDGPPAPPAQEAENKDKNFVAEKPVWKEKQGSMSGWSPDLIGVNSVSTEAVSCKTAAGTTKPCVNSSPCPLSQRSANHTHPSSDGDCALDLSFKPVSGRDSLHPSYVFGQLASDSQQQGTVPLVKDEQDLLSEQEDSEAKSPKSQHVGNSAKSLMTGLGHMFAGNGNAHVREEDLYHDRDESEDDMDSSDISTSGVLMSPGQICICPLCSKVFPSPHVLQLHLSSHFRDRDGSRIKMSPDGSVPTCTICGKTFSCMYTLKRHERTHSGEKPYTCGQCGKSFQYSHNLSRHAVVHTREKPHACKWCERRFTQSGDLYRHIRKFHCGLVKSLVV, from the exons ATGTTACAGGAGAGGAGAGTGACCACTCACAACTACAGGCCAATAAAGAGCAgcgatactggagagataagccagaagagaaaca GTTATGAAGGAAGAATGGAGTTTCCAGACCATAGCCGACAGTTGCTGCAGTGTCTGAGTCAGCAGCGTCACCAAGGATTCTTGTGCGACTGCACGGTCTTAGTTGGGGAAGCTCGATTCCAAGCGCACAGGGCTGTCCTAGCCTCCTGCAGCATGTACTTCCATCTTTTCTACAGGGACCAGCTAGACAAAAGGGACATTGTCCATCTGAACAGTGACATTGTCACGGCTCCAGCctttagcctgctgcttcagtTTATGTACGAAGGCAAGCTAGAATTCAACAACCTCCCGGTGGAGGACGTGTTAGCCGCTGCGAGCTACCTCCACATGTATGACATTGTCAAAGTGTGCAAGGGCAAGCTTAAAGATAAAGAAATGAACTGTGGGGAGAAAAACGTAGACGAGGGGTCCGACTTGGAGAAAGAGGACAGCTTTTCCGAGCCTGACGGGCCACCGGCGCCGCCGGCGCAAGAAGCTGAGAATAAAGACAAAAACTTTGTGGCGGAGAAGCCCGTTTGGAAGGAAAAGCAGGGCAGTATGTCTGGTTGGTCGCCCGATTTGATAGGTGTCAATTCAGTTTCGACTGAGGCTGTGTCGTGTAAGACAGCAGCTGGAACAACAAAACCCTGTGTCAATAGTTCTCCGTGCCCTTTGTCCCAGAGATCTGCTAACCATACGCACCCTTCAAGTGATGGGGATTGTGCTCTGGACTTGTCTTTCAAGCCTGTGTCTGGGAGAGATTCCTTACACCCCTCCTACGTCTTTGGACAGCTGGCTTCCGACAGCCAGCAGCAGGGCACTGTGCCACTTGTTAAAGATGAACAAGACTTGCTGTCAgaacaggaggacagtgaggCAAAGAGTCCAAAGAGTCAGCACGTCGGGAACTCTGCCAAAAGCCTCATGACGGGGCTAGGACACATGTTCGCAGGAAATGGAAATGCTCACGTTCGGGAGGAGGACTTGTACCACGACCGCGATGAGAGCGAGGACGACATGGATTCCTCAGATATTTCCACCTCAGGTGTCCTCATGTCCCCCgggcaaatttgcatttgtcccTTGTGTAGTAAAGTGTTCCCAAGCCCGCACGTCCTTCAGCTGCACCTCAGCTCTCACTTCCGAGACCGCGACGGCTCCCGCATCAAGATGTCCCCGGACGGCTCTGTCCCCACCTGCACCATCTGCGGCAAAACGTTCTCCTGTATGTACACGTTAAAGAGACACGAACGCACGCACTCTGGCGAAAAGCCGTACACATGTGGCCAGTGCGGCAAGAGCTTCCAATATTCACACAATCTCAGCCGGCACGCGGTGGTCCACACCAGGGAAAAGCCGCACGCGTGCAAATGGTGCGAGAGACGGTTTACCCAGTCAGGTGACTTGTACAGACACATTCGTAAGTTTCACTGTGGCCTAGTGAAGTCCTTGGTTGTCTAG